Below is a genomic region from Pleuronectes platessa chromosome 5, fPlePla1.1, whole genome shotgun sequence.
TGAAAgagaaattattatttaagCCTCTTTATTATACAGAGTTTATCAGGACCAGGTATAAATAAATAGGATTCTGCGCGCCATTGACTGCTGTCAGTATGATTGATTGTTCATGGTGTGAAGTGCTAAAAGACGGAgctgcaaagagaaagagatcCCACCACCCAACCAGCCCCACCACGGACCCACGTGCAGTCTGCACATGAAGAAGAATCCCTACTCCCCTCGGGTTCTTAGGGCCTTATTAAAAACACCCTCCATCAGGCCATGGGTGTTTGTTCTGTGTGAGGGAGTAAAAGATGCTGGccatcagcaggagcagcaatAATTACCCTAAGACGTCGATGAAAATTTAATAAGCGCATTATTAATTAACAGATGTGAGCGTTGATagcagagaagagagggagagcagcaatTGGATATAGTAAGTGAAAAAAGAACAACTCACAGTCAGAGTGGCCACCTCCTCTCCAGTCTCCACATCCCACAGCTTGGCAGTGGCATCCATGCTGCCTGTGGCCACCAGTGTACTCTGTGGGTTGAATGCCAGGCACACCTACACACCACAAGACTCTCTTTTACACTTAATAGTGTTGGATCCTGCTACAAACCCAAACACTATTCGGCAGAGCCCATATATTATCCAAGTGCTAAACGTTACACACAAATGTTTATCGATGCAGTTTAAATGCTCAGTTGGCGCTGCAGGCTCAACTGAAGGCGCTCGGTCCCTTAGAGTCTGTGTGCAGGAGTAATAATTGActataaataaacagtatatgaaTAATTGCCAAACATAGCAGACTGTTATATACGTACTATCTCAGCCATGTGTCCGCGGAAGGTGTGAAAACATTTGCCCGTCTCAGAACACCACAGTTTGCAGGTCTTATCAAAGGAGCCGGTGGCGATCTTGTCTCTAAGTTCAATAGAAAGGAAAGGAGCTGTAAATTAAAAGATGTCACTACGGCACGTTTTCTGAATGTACAAATAGACAGAGAGAAATGCAGATGCTATGAAAGTTTTGCAGAAACTGTTCTTTACCCATAGGGGTTGTTGAAAGCAATCGCGTACACCACATTTCTGTGACCCTGGagtgtgtgcagctctgtgcCCGAGGCCGTGTCCCAAACCCTGCACGTCCTGTCATAGCTCCCAGTGATAAACCTGCACAGTGACAGAGAGGCTTGAATCTTGAAAAGGAGCAAAGTGCATTGCCTctggactttgtgtgtttgataaaCGTACCTTGATCCTGATTTGTCAAATGCTACATTTGTCAGGGGCAGGATGTGAGCCTTAAGTTCCTGCAAAAAAGGAGACCACGGAAAGATTTGAAATATAACCTCCAAGgaagcatttttttaatttcttatttAACCATGCATATATATTATTAATCTGAGTTCAATGTATTAATGTGTGGACCACTCCCAAAAGCATTTATTCCATAAGGCACTAAAACACACGTCTTCAGCATCCTGCTTGTTGCCAACTGTAAAGACTTAGTAACCTAACCACTGCTGCTCTCTAGTGCATCTTTGGAGAAGTGAATGCTGATTTCATAACTCAAACAATCAAAAATCAACAGATAAAACAAGCAGGTATAAAGAGCAACAATCAGGAAGCTAATGTACTGCTGGGATTAGCTGATAATGATTAAGATGTCATCATgcaaaaataattcaaattccTATGTGGAACTGagtcaaacaaataaacatccaaCCGCATTCATTTTAGAGTCAACAATTTAGACAATCAATGCTATGAAATATAGATGTGCTAAAAACAGTCAAGAACCCATTGCGCTCTATGGCTAAGGCATCGTCAACCTGTTCCTTTACTCAGTAAACAGCAGACAGGTGACAAATTAAAGGCAAAACCTGAAAACTGAGTCTAGATGAGAGGTCAGGGTGTTGATTTGATTATGGGACAGTGATGACCTTGAAGAAGCAGAACCTGTGGTGGCCCTGCTGactctgtttctgctgcagtcGAAGGATCAGCTCTTTGACCTGATCCGCCCGGGACTCTGTGATCAGAGCCTCCGACCGCCGGATCTCTTCCACCAGCTCATCTGGGTTTGTCCTGAGTGGTGGGGGAAGACAAGCATTACATATTAGTCCACTTCTATGGGTTGCTATGGGCTGCTAATAAATGTTGGTTTTAGAAAGTCTAAAATGTAGAAATGTAATCATACGAAACACTGTTACTTTTCTTCTAATGGTGAGGGACTAAAGCAGAATAcaacttgaaataaaaatatcacaTCCGCGAGTCGAGGGAGTATGTACATGTGAATTACAACTATTTCAGTAATAAAATGACAGCTGTTGACGAGATGGTTGCGTTAGCCACAGTGTTGTTATCATATGCAGCTCACGTACTCTGGAGTCAAATCCAGCAGGTCGATCGATTTAGTCCTCAAATCTCCTCCCTTCTCATATTCAAGGATTATACCTGATCATGGAGAGAAGCAGAGTCAAAGGCTGCTGGTGGAATACTATGGAAACCTTTATGAGCTGTAGTGTTACcttaaataaacatattcaaCATCTTTAAACGggttatatataaaaatgaagaaattatCTTATGTCTAATTTATTTACCAATcagtaaatcattttaatattacattaataattaacaaggataataaatattttagttaatgaCAAGACTATTAGACATGTGACTGCGCACATACACACCTCTGAAATGAATGATCGTTCTGCTGGTAGTCTGAATGTGAAGCCTGATTAAACTCCAAACACTTCCTGAGCCACAAAGTTGATTATTGGGTTAAAAGTAAAGTTAAACTTTCATAAATATAAACCTTGACTATCACCAAAGACAGTGAACTGAGTGTGTCCAAGTTATGACTGTTCTATGTAGATAGAAGCAGCTCTAAAGAGCAGAGGTAAACGATTCCCATTACCGACACGAGGAAGCTAACGTTATGCTAAAGCTAAAGTTTAAAACTTTCCTCATTATATTCGGAACAACAACTAAGTGCCTAACAAGCAGGAGAGAGTCACGTCCAGTAGTGTGTTGGTCACCTGGAGGGAAGAACCTCAGGAGAAACCGCTTCAGCTTCATTTCGTCTTCTGTGATGAAGCTGCTTCACCTTCATCAACAAGGAGTTGCCATGGCGACACAGTGGTCACCCGCGTGCACCTACCACGCATGCGCAGTGAATCACGAACGGTTTTCACCCATAGACATTTTATAAGTTCTGCCTAAAGGACATTATGATTCGAGGACTCGTCAGGGACAAAGAATAAAATTCTATGTTGAAATTCTCTTTTCATCAGAGCACGCAGAGTAATGTGTCCTAAAccttcacacttttatttaggatcaatttcttttttttaattgtctgtGTTGTCTCTCCCACTCATTTATCTATACGGCTGCACCATGCCCTTTATTTGCAACATAGTATTTTGATCTGGGTATTGATCCATATTGTTTGTTTAATGGGAAATTGTTCAATAGCAATAACAATTTTTATTTACATAGTACTTTTCTTGGGGACAGTACACAGGGTGATGTATTTTTATTCTCCAagttttagttatttttctagTAGCTATAGTGAGTTATTTTTGCTTTGTGACTGGGTAAGTGAGAAACAGCATTTTTCTCTATAAATCTTTCATGGAGCAGTGGCTAAATGTATTGGAAGAGTTCAGGCAACACTTTTTGTAATCTGATGTTTTAGAATTAAACAATAAATGTTGCATCACTGCTTTGTATCTGTTACAGCTCCATATCATTGTTTCACTTCACACTACATACTCATGTCTTCATTCTCATGCTGAACTGGAATGTTCCTGCCGAGCAACAGAAggtttcatttctctttcttaaaatgtctctgtgtctcgTCTGATTCCATCGATCACAGACCAAAGTCTTGTGCTGATAGCCAAACCAGGAAATAGTCAGATTTCATCCCATTTATGCCCCACGTTTCCTATACCAGGTCAAAGTCTGCGGCTCATAAACCGAGACTCAGACACGTGCAGATCATAAAGATTGTGTCTGCAAATTCCAGCTACTGATTAGTAGTGAAAGCTTCATGAAAGCTCAATGCACAAAGGGGATGATCCAGGTATTCAGACAGGACTGAGGCTGTGCTGTGGGAAATTAAAAGAGCAAATGCATCCAAACTGAAGATGTCTGGCTCATCATCTCCCCGTTGACCTGTCTCTCTGGATTTATTACTAACCACAGAGCTCTTCCTCTAACCATATGCAATAGAACCACACAGGAACATCCCTGGAGAAGAGGTCAggatgacagacacacaacctgacTTCCATCTACTTACAGACTACAACCTGAAGTCATCAATGATCTTTCCTATCGAGCTTTTACCTGAAACTACTGTAGATTCACACTCTGTCTTTATGCTGGTCTTCCCCTGTGGGAAACATTCTCTGTAAGGATCTACTTATACGTGGgaatcctcatcttcatcttcatcttcttccagATTGACTGAAATGTCTGGAACCAATTTTCCAAACATTTTCCAaactgcatgtctgaaaacaacagAGGTGCCAGCCCCTCATTATGATACAGGAGCTTTTCCTCCTGAAACTCTGATCAATCTTATTGGAAACAGTAGAATAGCAACCATGTTTCTGATGCCACATTTAGTTTTATTCAGAGCAGTCAAAGCTGCAGGACTCATTATTCAGAAATGTACATGTTGCTCCAAGTTAATTAAAAACCACAAAGGTATTTTATGAGATGCAAAAGACTTCAATCCTGCTGTTCAAATGCACAATGCTGCTGCACTGTCTCATATTACACAAGCAGAACTTgtaaagaaagttttattcaataCATTACTGATAAAGGGGGGACTTTATCATATTCTGTAATCTCTCGCAAACAGTTTTGTCCCATCATCATGTCAAACTTTACAGTAGAGACCTCCACAGAGTTGATCGTCTTTCCCTACAGTCACCACTTGATACAAGCAGGGCCCTGCTGGCTCAATAAGGTAGTGTACATTTGGAGCCGACAACGGCCAGGTGCTTGTCCCCCTTACAGAACTAGGGCATCCAAGTGTGAACACTACATAATATAGGAACTATTAGATGCATATTATACCTCTGCCTTTTTTCCCCAGTGAATTTCTCTTGGCCGGATAACGACTAAAAATGCTAATAAGAGCTGACAATGTGTGATCTCTAATCAACAGGAGTGAACTGCTCCTACATCAGTGCTATTTCACTCTGGGGATTGTGAGCCTGGCTTCTCGTCTCCTCCTGGATGTCCAAGCCCTGGAGGAGCATGATCTTCAAGGGGAGGAAGGCTGCTGCTGTTCAGTGTGCAGCTGTGCACTCTCAGTCCCAGCAGGAGGGACCGCCGGGAGTACACAGGTCTGAGGAAGGAGCTGgctcagggaaaaagaaaatggagcaTAGCAGCAGCTCTGGCTGGCACATCAGGGGAGCTGTGGCCACTGTGAGCCGTCTCCTTAGAGATTCACTCTTTAGGTGACACTTTGACTACAgatctgaaaacacatttagcaTATTTTGTCATGTACGATACTTCAAGGCATGTTACTGtagcaaatacaaaaatgagagaattatcctttttttatttcataccaTATTCTAATACAATCATAATCTTTTTCATAATGACCTTGCAGGCATATACCCATATATCATTGTATTGGGTTTTGGCTGGATATATACAAACCCTCAACTACATCCAGCTGATGTGGGAAGATGTCCAACCATCTACAACAGAGGCCTGGCCACTGCAAGCTCATATAGGAATACAACTGGTTGTTCACTGGTCCTAGACTGTTTGAGTCTGATTCAGTACCACAATAGTATTATTAACCAAATTATTAGCATTAATGCAGAATACACACAatgttgaagtaaaaaaaaaagaagctgaaaaATGAAAGCAAATGTATTCAAGTAGCTCATCTCACTGAAGAACGGAAGCTTTGATAGAAGCAGGAGATCCCTGGCATTCACCACAAGGAGACCTTGAAACAGGAGTCCAATTAACAGAAAGAGGACGACACAGACCTATAAAAtcttccattaaaaaaaataaccataTCATCCTGGGTTATATGGGACACCTGcttaaatggaaaatgtgtatCGATTTTGAAGAGGGGTAGCGGCACCATTGTCCCGTTGGCTTACGTCAGCCCGGCTCAGCAAGAAGAAGAGTAATTGCTTCAATTAAGGAGATAGAGTCAGAAGGTAATGGGTCTTCTGATTATTGCAGATTCCAGGAGTCGGGGGAAAGTGGTTCATCATAAATGGCTGATGTGGAGGCCAGCACGGGCATGAGGCTGCATGACGGTTTAACCTCTAAAAAGGTTATTTTGTAGAGGCTTTTTCTCCCTTTATACCAGCGTCAAGGAAAGAAATGTTGTCGTTCTGATTAACGAATGAATGAAtcacaacaagaaaacacaggCAGGGGTGATGTCCACTGGAATGACTAATGATTAATCACTGCACTTTTCTTTTCGACTGAGCCAGATGCTGCAGCAGCCATCTGGGGCTCGCATGAAGGTGACCTGGGTCGATGTGCTCAGCTGAAGGGGCAGGGGCTGTCTTTCTGATGGCGCTCACCAGCTGGGTCTGTGCATGCTATACTGGTTATATCATATTCAAATCCTGCTATATACTTCTCATTGCCATTACATCCTTAACTCTTTGTAGCAGTCCTCCAAACCAAATCATGAAGAGACTGAAATAATCTCTCTACCAGGTGAGCTTGTGGGTTTATGGAAACTGAATTCATGTCCGACCCGGCTCTTTGCTGCACGtctccactctctctccatATTTCAAGCGTTGTCCTATGTCAATAAAAGCCAttatccccctcccccccccccgcaaaaaAGGAGATTCTTATGCAAAACATCTTATCTACAAAAACATGGTTTTAGAGTTGCAACAACATATAATCTGCCAGTATTTTCCCTTTAATCTTTACATTACTAAATCAATCATGTTGTCCATACAACATAGGGAAATACCTGAAAGTGACACATTCATTACTCATTCCAAACAGGGAAAAGCTAGAAAATACGTATTTAAGAGGCTGTTAACAGCAAATATTATGCTTTATTatacaattttattattttctgacCAATTGACTAATCACCAGATAATTTCAACTCTTTATTTTGGATTATCTTTATTATCTGTCAGTCATTGACAAGTCATATTTTAATCTCTCATACCTGCCATGTCCTTTAAGTTTTAGATTATATCTGACCTGGTGTTTTGCAGCCCTCTCACTGCAGACCATCACTGCTGTTGATGAAGCTGCTCTGTGGCTGAACACTGTTTGTACACGCATTTATTACTTCTATTCGGTTTGGGGGAAAGCGTGGCTATTTGACAGCGAGATGAACCCATgctgaattaattaattaattatgaatGTATACAGCTTCAATTTGACGAACACTAAAATGTGAGGACAGAGTGCCACCTGGTGGTCACCATCAACAGTTGCAGGTAGATAGATAAGATGTACTGTATATGGATCCTTGGCatggctgaaataaaaacattgaggatttctgcagtttttcttCAGTGTTCTCTAACGTGTGCAAGACTATCATATCACCTAAAAAAATGGCACCATACAAAAGTCTAGTGTTGAGCTACCCTGTTTTACATATTATCTCTATCGAGGAGGTCATAAAGCACAGTAAAGCTTAAATTAGTATTAGTTAATTGAAGATAATGCCCTGATAGTGTTTACCTCCTTGCAACACATGTATCTTGGCTGGAGCTGGACCGTCACCAAGGTTGTGTTGCTCTTTGACTCTTTGGTTGTTGATTGACAAACTAAGCTTGAGACAACCTCAGGCGCCTCCTTCATGGAAGCAAAGACGGAGAGAGTTGCACTCGAGGATCACAGTCTCTCACCTGAGACAGAAGTTAAACAGGCAGAGGATGGAGGCAGTGAAGAGGTGGAGGTCGGACTGGAGGTATCCCACCACTCTGCTGTGCATCTATGGGTTCTTCAGCACAGTGAAACCGATGGAACCTTTCCTCATCTTATACATGACAGGGCCCGACAAGAACCTGACAACAGAGGAGGTATGAAAACCCTGCAATGCCAAATATGTCATACTCgcaaaaatgtttaatgttgtaGTGCTACAAAAATCAGAGTTAAGGGTGTAATATGTTAGTACCAGTTAATAAGTGGTGGTTAAAATCCAGTCATGATTATAAAACCTAGCTATGATGCAATTAAGTCCACATCTTTCATACAACATACTTTTACACTTATCACTCTCACcctgttgtttctctgtcaggtGAATAATCAGATTTTACCGGTGTGGACGTACTCCTACCTGGCCGTGCTGGTGCCGGTGTTCCTGCTGACCGACTGGTTGCGGTACAAGCCTGTGGTGGTGTTCCAGTGTGTGATGCTCTTCGTCACCacagctctgctgctgtggactcgAAGTGTTCCCGCCTTTCAGGCCATGCAGTTCTCATACAGTTTGGTGACAGCCTGTGACGTGGCCTACTTCGCCTACATCTACAGGTTGTGTACTGAAGGGTGTATAAGGCAAGTCAATGTTGGAGTGTTGGTGTAGACCTGACATGTTAAATGTGGTTTGTTTCAGTGTGGTGGATCAGAAGAGATACCTGAAAGCCACCTCTTACTGCCGCAGCGTGCAGCTGCTGGGCTACACAGTGGGCTCTGTCCTGGGTCAGCTGCTCGTCAGCTTCCACCTAATGTCCAACGACAACATCATGGTGTTGACCCTGGTGCTCACCTCCATCGCTCTCCttgtgtcctgcctcctgcctatGCCACGGCAGAGCATGTTCTTTCACCGCGTACAGAACACAAAGAGCAATGGAGATGGAACAACAGATGCAAGTACATCAATGAAATCCCTGGAGGAAATCAATGAGGAAAAGATGGACACGAGCATAGAATCGGTGGAAGATACCACCAGGGCTAAGGAAGAAGGGCCTCAAGATGAGGACTTGAAGGAGTCAGTAGGTTCACAGAGCTGCGGCAAAGTTCTCCTCCAGCTGTGGAGGGATTTCAAGCAATGCTACTCCTCCAGACAGCTGCTCTACTGGTCTGTGTGGTGGGCGATGGCCACCTGTGGCTATAACCTGACTACCAACTATGTACAGGTCAGTCAAGGAGCCGACATAAACGAGAGAAAGTGAAATTAAAGGGCCATACCATCATGGAAATGTGTCATATAACCAATGTACCAATCACAAAGTCAGGCTGCAGCAGATTAAATTGTGCCAATCCTCCCTGTTTGAATTGTAGATTAAGCAAAGGAAATTCCAGTGctgtaaatgttcaaatgcaGGAAATCCCCCGCCTGACACACAGCACATCCACATTGTACCCCGCAGGTGCTGTGGGATCATGTGCAGCCTTCTCAGAACTTCAGCATCTACAATGGAGGAGTGGAGGCCGTGTCCAGCCTGCTGAGTAAGAAACATCAACTACAGTTCCAGAGCAGAGAACTTTAGGATTTTAGCTTCTATTAAGCCAAATCAAAAATATACTATGTTTGTTTGCAAAAGGGAAGTTACTTTTGGGGAGATGTTACATCCATGCTCCGAGtctatttaattaatttcttctACAATGATCCAACACCAATGTGTTCTGCAGGTGCATCAGCAGCCTACGGTGTTAGCTTCACTGAGGTGCGATGGGAGAAGTGGGGAGAGCTCACACTGGGTGGATTCTCTGGACTCGGGGCAGCTGCACTTTTTCTCATGACCTTCATCGGCAACATATGGGTCTGCTACGTGGGCTACATCATTTTCAAGTGCATGTACATGCTGCTGATAACAATAGCCATGTAAGAAAGaaattttgttttatattttacccCCGTGGctgaagaaaacagaaaacaagcacAATATGTCCCTCAGGTACCAGATAGCAGCGGACCTGACGATGGAGAGATATGCGCTGGTGTTTGGGATGAACAACTTTGGatcactggttctgcagaccaTCATCACTGCTGTGGTGGTCGACAGTGGAGGCTTGGGCCTGGCCATCATCCCACAGGTGAGTGGTCTGATGCATTGCAGTCACCTGAGGAAAAAAGTACTGCTCTGTTTTTCGGAATTGACAAGATTGTTTTCTATAATCATGAGGAAAAAATTCCTCAAGTGATCGCAATATGCTTCTGTAGTTTATACGTCTACATGTTACTTTAAATCATGTTCTCTTTTGCAGTTCACCATCTACGCCAGCTACTTCTCCCTCATCgctgttgttttttcacttCGTGGACTGTTTACCGTTTGGAGAGCAAAGAAAAACCAAACTGAGACGACGCCTCCAAACGAAAACGAACCTCCAGACTCTATCGAACACAGGCTCTGAACGCAGGAGGTTTACCTGCAGGCTGTGACCACATGTCAGTTTAaaacaataagaaaataaaaaaaggcttcAAATTACTGACTGCAAAACGGGAATATAGATCTTCTCtttatacaaaacaaatatacaagATTTCCATACAATCCATATAAATGAATGGTTTGGTCATTTCTTCTTACttaaaattcattttaatatatatatactgtatatatttacatattaacTTAAAACCTGCTCATACCCAACGTAAGTGGTTTTCAGTTCATTACTCACACATGGATGTGGTTCACAACAGTATTAGGACCTGGGTCAGCAGGGCAGGAGATGGCAGAGAAATAAGTCCTCTACTCATCCATGATGCAACATTCACTTTCTTCCCCCCTTATCTCAACAACAGAATAtgcattctttttttcttaagtGAGAACAGTTTACCTTAAAAGGATCCTGCGCAAATAGACAGGCTCTTTACAAATGACGGTAACCGACAGTACCCATCAGCCTTTCCAAGCAACAGCTCAGTCTTCACAAATCTTGTGTTAGATACAAATACTGATATGCAAAAAGAGCTAATttcttaaaagaaaacaatatgtACAGAAATGCAGCATAACAAATGGAATATATTGAATGCAATAACTTAGTTTTTCAGCCAGTTTGATTATACATTGTGGCTCAGTGGAGGCCAGGCCAGTTCACAGGTTAAATAGAGACAAGGGGATCAACCTCTCCCTCTGCACACACCACGCGGCGGCACTACTGTCTGTCGTTTCATTCCATCAGGGACAAACTGCGATAGAAAATACAAATCCTTacaaacattgtgtttttaaagctaCTTGTGAAACAAAACAGTGCAATAGGTGCAAGCGCGCCAGTTGTTGACCCTGTAGTGCAGCTGATTGAATGGACCGCTATAAGAAGGGATTTGTAGAGGAGCCTCCTGTCGGATACTGTGCAGGTGGAGCCGCACCCTGGAAGGAAACAgggataaacaaaaaaaacgtcAGAGGAAAAGGATTGAGGAGGGTCAGAATAAATCCAGATTAAATTGACGAAACGTGACAAGCAACATCTTTTGGAGCTGACACTGTGGAAATGTAGTCAGTGGTATAAAGGAGGAATAGGTTGAGGACATTCATTTTAATCTCATACAGGATATCAAGCCCTGAAGCTCCTTACTAACCAGGAAAGGGTTGCTTGAGAGCATAGGCCCAGCCATTGCCTGGCCGAAAGGAGTCACAACAGGCTTGGCCTGGCCAAAG
It encodes:
- the daw1 gene encoding dynein assembly factor with WDR repeat domains 1, giving the protein MKLKRFLLRFFPPGIILEYEKGGDLRTKSIDLLDLTPETNPDELVEEIRRSEALITESRADQVKELILRLQQKQSQQGHHRFCFFKELKAHILPLTNVAFDKSGSRFITGSYDRTCRVWDTASGTELHTLQGHRNVVYAIAFNNPYGDKIATGSFDKTCKLWCSETGKCFHTFRGHMAEIVCLAFNPQSTLVATGSMDATAKLWDVETGEEVATLTGHTAEVLSLCFDTVGNQLVTGSFDHTVAIWDVSSGRRVHTLTGHSGEISNVQFNWDCSLIVTGSMDKTCKLWEAGSGKCVATLVGHKEEVLDVCFDLRGHLIATASADGTARVFSATTHQCLVTLEGHDGEISKIWFSPQGSRVLTASSDKTARLWDAQSGVCLQVLEGHTDEIFSCVFNYEGDTIITGSKDNTCRIWY
- the LOC128439716 gene encoding thiamine transporter 1; this encodes MEAVKRWRSDWRYPTTLLCIYGFFSTVKPMEPFLILYMTGPDKNLTTEEVNNQILPVWTYSYLAVLVPVFLLTDWLRYKPVVVFQCVMLFVTTALLLWTRSVPAFQAMQFSYSLVTACDVAYFAYIYSVVDQKRYLKATSYCRSVQLLGYTVGSVLGQLLVSFHLMSNDNIMVLTLVLTSIALLVSCLLPMPRQSMFFHRVQNTKSNGDGTTDASTSMKSLEEINEEKMDTSIESVEDTTRAKEEGPQDEDLKESVGSQSCGKVLLQLWRDFKQCYSSRQLLYWSVWWAMATCGYNLTTNYVQVLWDHVQPSQNFSIYNGGVEAVSSLLSASAAYGVSFTEVRWEKWGELTLGGFSGLGAAALFLMTFIGNIWVCYVGYIIFKCMYMLLITIAMYQIAADLTMERYALVFGMNNFGSLVLQTIITAVVVDSGGLGLAIIPQFTIYASYFSLIAVVFSLRGLFTVWRAKKNQTETTPPNENEPPDSIEHRL